A part of Streptomyces sp. NBC_01210 genomic DNA contains:
- a CDS encoding metallophosphoesterase, giving the protein MTQGAGQGPVVRTATLRDFRVPPYAQVPVQSQEPQSAAPQQQQEAPSAAPQRHAPQSAVPQPQEPQSAVPEQHAPQPQEPQAQPQAQAQAQQPQPQPQRSQVQQSMESGHPGNAVPESETPDGYTPTARDLPVISRSGPGDTVQVQINPSETPAADGLGPLYVVGDVHGYLDELHAALTEQGLIDADGQWAAGNARLWFLGDFTDRGPDGIGVIDLVMRLSAEAAAAGGYCKALMGNHELLLLGAKRFGDTPVNSGAGTATFQAAWLLNGGQKTDMDRLQDVHLQWMARLDAIELEDEHLLMHSDTTAYLEYGDSIEAVNDTVRETLTRNDADECWDLFRKFTKRFAFRDDGGPQAVRELLSAYGGRRVVHGHSPIPYLLGEVGTEDGEDGARPVVEGPHVYADGLAIAMDGGVTMAGKLLVVELPLHD; this is encoded by the coding sequence ATGACTCAGGGGGCCGGTCAAGGACCCGTGGTGCGGACGGCGACGTTGCGCGATTTCCGTGTACCGCCGTATGCGCAGGTTCCCGTGCAGTCACAGGAACCACAGTCCGCTGCACCGCAGCAGCAGCAGGAAGCGCCATCCGCGGCGCCGCAGCGGCACGCACCACAGTCCGCGGTGCCGCAGCCGCAGGAACCGCAGTCCGCGGTGCCAGAGCAGCACGCACCGCAACCGCAGGAGCCGCAGGCACAGCCACAGGCACAGGCACAGGCTCAGCAACCACAGCCTCAGCCACAGCGGTCTCAAGTGCAGCAGTCCATGGAGTCCGGCCATCCCGGCAACGCCGTCCCGGAGAGCGAGACCCCGGACGGCTACACCCCCACCGCGCGCGACCTCCCGGTGATCAGCCGCAGCGGCCCCGGCGACACCGTCCAGGTGCAGATCAACCCGTCCGAAACGCCCGCGGCCGACGGGCTCGGCCCGCTCTATGTCGTCGGCGACGTCCACGGATATCTCGACGAACTCCACGCGGCCCTCACCGAGCAGGGCCTCATCGACGCGGACGGCCAGTGGGCCGCGGGCAACGCCCGGCTCTGGTTCCTCGGCGACTTCACCGACCGGGGCCCCGACGGCATCGGCGTTATCGACCTCGTCATGCGGCTCTCCGCCGAGGCCGCGGCCGCCGGCGGCTACTGCAAGGCCCTGATGGGCAACCACGAACTGCTGCTGCTCGGCGCCAAGCGGTTCGGCGACACCCCCGTCAACTCCGGGGCCGGAACCGCCACTTTCCAGGCCGCCTGGCTGCTCAACGGCGGCCAGAAGACCGATATGGACCGTCTGCAGGACGTCCATCTGCAGTGGATGGCGCGCCTCGACGCCATCGAGCTGGAGGATGAGCATCTGCTGATGCACTCCGACACCACGGCCTATCTCGAGTACGGCGACTCGATCGAAGCGGTCAACGACACCGTCCGCGAGACCCTGACCCGCAATGACGCCGACGAGTGCTGGGACCTGTTCCGCAAGTTCACCAAGCGCTTCGCCTTCCGCGACGACGGCGGCCCGCAGGCCGTACGCGAACTGCTCTCCGCCTACGGCGGCCGACGCGTTGTGCACGGCCACAGCCCCATTCCGTATCTGCTCGGCGAGGTGGGCACCGAGGACGGTGAGGACGGCGCGCGTCCGGTTGTCGAAGGCCCGCATGTGTACGCTGACGGGCTCGCGATCGCCATGGACGGCGGCGTGACCATGGCCGGAAAGCTGCTTGTGGTCGAACTCCCGCTGCATGACTGA
- the thiC gene encoding phosphomethylpyrimidine synthase ThiC, which translates to MTVQDARTPAADQAERKPGWHKGYVEGSRPDLRVPVRQVHLTNGKDVTLYDTSGPYTDPTVETDVRRGLPPLRENWIIGRGDTEEYAGRPVRPEDDGIKHTSPRGGLRNLDAVFPGRPRQPRRGRDGQAVTQLAYARRGEITPEMEYVAIRENVTAEVVREEIAAGRAVLPANVNHPEIEPMIIGKRFLVKVNANIGNSAVTSSIEEEVDKMTWATKWGADTVMDLSTGRNIHTTREWVLRNSPVPIGTVPLYQALEKVDGKAEELTWEVYKDTVIEQAEQGVDYMTVHAGVLLRYVPLTARRKTGIVSRGGSIMAAWCLAHHKESFLYENFEELCEILASYDVTYSLGDGLRPGSIADANDEAQFAELRTLGELNTIAKRHNVQTMIEGPGHVPMHKIKENIDLQQEICEEAPFYTLGPLTTDVAPAYDHITSGIGAAMIAWWGTAMLCYVTPKEHLGLPDRDDVKTGVITYKIAAHAADLAKGHPGAQEWDDALSDARFEFRWEDQFNLALDPDTAREFHDETLPAEPAKTAHFCSMCGPKFCSMKISQDIRRQHGALQEEIEAGMDEKSKEFAAAGNRVYLPIAE; encoded by the coding sequence ATGACCGTTCAGGATGCACGCACGCCTGCCGCCGACCAGGCGGAGCGCAAGCCCGGCTGGCACAAGGGGTACGTCGAGGGTTCGCGCCCCGACCTCCGGGTGCCGGTCCGGCAAGTGCACCTCACCAATGGCAAGGACGTGACGCTGTACGACACGTCCGGCCCGTACACCGATCCCACCGTCGAGACCGACGTCCGCCGCGGCCTGCCGCCGCTGCGGGAGAACTGGATCATCGGTCGCGGCGACACCGAGGAGTATGCGGGCCGCCCGGTCCGCCCGGAGGACGACGGGATCAAGCACACCTCGCCGCGCGGGGGACTGCGCAACCTCGACGCCGTCTTCCCCGGCCGCCCGCGCCAGCCCCGCCGGGGCCGCGACGGTCAGGCGGTGACACAGCTCGCGTACGCCCGCCGCGGTGAGATCACCCCGGAGATGGAGTACGTCGCGATCCGTGAGAACGTCACCGCCGAGGTCGTCCGTGAAGAGATCGCGGCGGGCCGGGCCGTCCTGCCCGCCAACGTCAACCACCCCGAGATCGAGCCGATGATCATCGGCAAGCGATTCCTGGTGAAGGTCAACGCCAACATCGGCAACTCCGCGGTCACCTCCTCCATCGAGGAGGAGGTGGACAAGATGACCTGGGCCACCAAGTGGGGCGCGGACACGGTCATGGACCTTTCCACCGGCCGCAACATCCACACCACCCGCGAGTGGGTGCTGCGCAACTCCCCGGTCCCGATCGGCACCGTGCCGCTCTACCAGGCGCTCGAGAAGGTCGACGGCAAGGCCGAGGAGCTGACCTGGGAGGTCTACAAGGACACGGTCATCGAGCAGGCCGAGCAGGGCGTCGACTACATGACCGTCCACGCGGGCGTGCTGCTGCGGTACGTGCCGCTCACCGCCCGCCGCAAGACCGGCATCGTTTCCCGCGGTGGCTCGATCATGGCGGCCTGGTGTCTGGCGCACCACAAGGAATCGTTCCTGTACGAGAACTTCGAGGAGCTCTGCGAGATCCTCGCCTCCTACGACGTGACGTACTCCCTCGGCGACGGACTGCGCCCCGGCTCGATCGCGGACGCCAATGACGAGGCGCAGTTCGCGGAGCTGCGTACGCTCGGCGAGCTCAACACCATCGCCAAGCGCCACAACGTGCAGACGATGATCGAGGGCCCGGGCCATGTCCCGATGCACAAGATCAAGGAGAACATCGACCTTCAGCAGGAGATCTGCGAGGAGGCCCCCTTCTATACGCTCGGCCCGCTGACGACGGACGTCGCGCCCGCGTACGACCACATCACCTCCGGTATCGGCGCCGCGATGATCGCCTGGTGGGGAACGGCGATGCTCTGCTACGTCACGCCCAAGGAGCACTTGGGCCTGCCGGACCGCGACGATGTGAAGACCGGTGTCATCACCTACAAGATCGCGGCGCATGCGGCGGACCTCGCGAAGGGCCACCCGGGAGCGCAGGAGTGGGACGACGCGCTCTCCGACGCGCGCTTCGAGTTCCGGTGGGAGGACCAGTTCAATCTGGCCCTCGACCCGGACACGGCACGGGAGTTCCACGACGAGACGCTGCCGGCCGAGCCGGCGAAGACCGCGCACTTCTGCTCGATGTGTGGTCCGAAGTTCTGCTCGATGAAGATCTCCCAGGACATCCGGCGGCAGCACGGCGCCTTGCAGGAGGAGATCGAGGCGGGCATGGACGAGAAGTCCAAGGAGTTCGCCGCGGCCGGCAACCGGGTCTATCTGCCGATCGCCGAGTGA
- a CDS encoding YibE/F family protein has translation MTSSQQKPEAHSHAHSHGPAAPVSKHLRKVIAAVLIPFSTAVLVGLFVLWPGGAPDHQRSGVGFDRQTEQGKVVTVEKVNCKDVNAAQVPPTGDTSTPEGREAVNSQRGSCAKATIEVTSGKDKGRTFTEIVQPDAPRQLSKGQGVVVAYAPNAPRDLQYSVTDVDRKFPMVLLAGIFALVVVLVGRMRGVMALIALAASFAVLTLFILPAILQGSNPLIVAVIGASAIMLIALYLCHGLTARTSVAVLGTLISLLLIGLLGSLFIGWASLTGNTDDSTGLIHGLFPNIDLSGLLLASVIIGSLGVLDDVTVTQTSAVWELHQADPGMGPRGLYRAAIRIGRDHIASVVNTLVLAYAGAALPLLLLFSIAQSSVGTVANSELVAVEIVRTLVGSIGLVASVPVTTALAAMVVSADRPSPAEASGAVSGPPGSQVPQVPQVRSGKGRRRKK, from the coding sequence GTGACCTCCTCGCAGCAGAAGCCCGAAGCACACAGCCATGCGCACAGCCATGGGCCGGCCGCGCCCGTCTCCAAGCACCTTCGCAAGGTCATCGCCGCCGTGCTGATTCCCTTCTCCACCGCGGTTTTGGTCGGGCTGTTCGTGCTCTGGCCGGGCGGCGCTCCCGACCATCAGCGCAGCGGTGTCGGCTTCGACCGGCAGACCGAGCAGGGCAAGGTGGTGACGGTCGAGAAGGTCAACTGCAAGGACGTGAATGCGGCGCAGGTGCCGCCGACCGGCGACACCTCCACGCCCGAGGGGCGCGAGGCGGTCAATTCCCAGCGGGGCAGCTGCGCGAAGGCGACGATCGAGGTCACCAGCGGTAAGGACAAGGGCCGTACTTTCACCGAGATTGTCCAGCCGGACGCTCCACGGCAGTTGAGCAAGGGCCAGGGTGTGGTGGTGGCGTACGCGCCCAATGCGCCCCGCGATCTTCAGTACTCCGTGACCGATGTGGACCGGAAGTTCCCGATGGTGCTGCTGGCCGGGATCTTCGCGCTCGTGGTGGTGCTGGTGGGACGGATGCGCGGCGTGATGGCGCTGATCGCGCTCGCCGCCTCGTTCGCCGTGCTGACCCTGTTCATCCTGCCGGCGATCCTGCAGGGCTCAAATCCCCTGATCGTCGCGGTGATCGGGGCGAGCGCCATCATGCTGATCGCTCTCTATCTGTGCCACGGACTCACCGCACGTACGTCGGTCGCGGTCCTCGGCACGCTGATCTCGCTGCTGCTGATCGGGCTGCTCGGTTCGCTCTTCATCGGCTGGGCGAGCCTGACCGGCAACACCGACGACAGCACCGGCCTGATCCATGGCCTGTTTCCGAACATCGACTTGAGCGGTCTGCTGCTGGCCAGCGTCATCATCGGTTCGCTCGGTGTGCTCGACGATGTGACAGTGACCCAGACCTCGGCGGTCTGGGAGCTGCACCAGGCGGATCCGGGCATGGGGCCGCGCGGGCTCTACCGGGCGGCCATCCGGATCGGCCGGGACCATATCGCGTCGGTCGTGAACACGCTCGTACTCGCCTACGCGGGCGCGGCGTTGCCGCTGCTGCTGCTCTTCTCGATCGCGCAGAGCAGTGTGGGCACGGTGGCCAACAGTGAGTTGGTGGCGGTGGAGATCGTTCGGACCCTGGTGGGGTCGATCGGTCTGGTTGCTTCGGTTCCGGTGACCACCGCGCTCGCCGCGATGGTGGTGTCCGCGGACCGGCCGAGTCCGGCGGAAGCGTCAGGCGCCGTGAGCGGTCCGCCGGGATCGCAGGTGCCGCAGGTGCCGCAGGTGCGGAGCGGGAAGGGCCGCCGCCGCAAGAAGTAG